A genome region from Streptomyces sp. NBC_01296 includes the following:
- the rsmI gene encoding 16S rRNA (cytidine(1402)-2'-O)-methyltransferase yields the protein MTTDQPTGSETPSATSSSAGVLVLAGTPIGDLADAPPRLAAELERAEVVAAEDTRRLRRLTQGLGVHTTGRVVSYFEGNESARTPELVEALEQGKRVLLVTDAGMPSVSDPGYRLVAAAVEKDIKVTAVPGPSAVLTALALSGLPVDRFCFEGFLPRKAGERLGRLREVEGERRTLVYFEAPHRLDDTLAAMAEVFGASRRAAVCRELTKTYEEVKRGGLGELAAWAAEGVRGEITVVVEGAPAARPGDVDAEELVRRVRVREEAGERRKEAIAAVAAEAGVPKREVFDAVVAAKNAAQKVL from the coding sequence GTGACGACTGACCAGCCCACCGGCTCCGAAACCCCCTCCGCGACCTCCTCCTCCGCCGGAGTGCTCGTGCTCGCCGGCACCCCGATCGGCGATCTCGCCGACGCCCCGCCCCGGCTCGCGGCCGAGCTCGAGCGGGCCGAGGTGGTCGCCGCCGAGGACACCCGGCGGCTGCGCCGGCTGACCCAGGGGCTCGGCGTGCACACCACCGGGCGCGTCGTCTCGTACTTCGAGGGCAACGAATCGGCGCGCACCCCGGAGCTGGTCGAGGCGCTGGAGCAGGGCAAGCGGGTGCTGCTGGTGACCGACGCCGGCATGCCGTCCGTCTCCGACCCCGGCTACCGGCTGGTCGCCGCCGCCGTCGAGAAGGACATCAAGGTCACCGCCGTGCCCGGGCCGTCCGCGGTGCTCACCGCGCTCGCCCTGTCGGGGCTGCCGGTGGACCGCTTCTGCTTCGAGGGGTTCCTGCCGCGCAAGGCGGGCGAGCGCCTCGGCCGGCTCCGCGAGGTCGAGGGCGAGCGGCGCACGCTCGTCTACTTCGAGGCCCCGCACCGGCTCGACGACACCCTCGCCGCGATGGCCGAGGTCTTCGGCGCGAGCCGGCGGGCCGCCGTGTGCCGCGAGCTGACCAAGACGTACGAGGAGGTCAAGCGCGGCGGGCTCGGCGAGCTGGCGGCCTGGGCCGCGGAGGGTGTGCGCGGGGAGATCACCGTCGTCGTGGAGGGCGCACCGGCGGCCCGGCCCGGTGATGTGGACGCCGAGGAGCTGGTGCGCAGGGTGCGCGTGCGCGAGGAGGCCGGGGAGCGGCGAAAAGAAGCCATCGCGGCGGTCGCGGCCGAGGCCGGAGTACCCAAGCGGGAGGTCTTCGACGCAGTGGTCGCGGCAAAGAATGCGGCTCAAAAGGTGCTGTAA
- a CDS encoding penicillin-binding transpeptidase domain-containing protein, producing MNGAAKGAIVGGVFLAMVGGAGYGVYALVDDSGGDGKGGGDTVKTEKAAGPVTDKEAAQTAKAFLAAWAAGDARAAAELTNNVQAAQTAVADYRAKAYVSKAVITPGAQTGTTIPFSVAAEITYEGAGKPLAYESKLTVVRGVTSGKPLVDWQASVIHPQLQKDEKLRAGAPAAPPVKAVDRNGEELSAEKYPSLRPVLDQLRQTYGSKVGGKSGAELWIEPAAQDAPKRTLLTLVEGEPSTLKTYLDAKVQAAAEKAVAKYPESSVVAVQPSNGHILAVANNRKDGFNAAMEGRRAPGSTMKIVTAAMLIDRGKAAADQPAECTKDASWGGRTFHNLNNFELPGANFATSFAKSCNTAFIKQIDNVEDDAALAKEARDVFGLGLNNWKTGIRSTDGQVPEATGAEAAAEYIGQGRITMNPLNVASFTATAVSGAFHQPLIVSTELDGRPVAQAARRMKPSVQQQLVRMMKLTATSGTAREAMSSVGGSDKGAKTGSAEVDGAGSPDSWFTGFSGDVAAAAMVEAGGHGSDAAGPIVATVLNAS from the coding sequence GTGAACGGGGCGGCGAAGGGTGCCATCGTCGGCGGGGTGTTCCTCGCGATGGTCGGCGGGGCCGGGTACGGGGTGTACGCGCTGGTCGACGACAGCGGCGGCGACGGCAAGGGCGGCGGTGACACCGTCAAGACCGAGAAGGCCGCCGGACCGGTCACCGACAAGGAGGCCGCACAGACCGCGAAGGCCTTCCTCGCCGCCTGGGCGGCCGGGGACGCCCGCGCGGCCGCGGAGCTGACGAACAACGTGCAGGCCGCGCAGACCGCCGTGGCCGATTACCGGGCGAAGGCCTACGTGTCCAAGGCCGTGATCACTCCGGGGGCGCAGACGGGTACGACCATCCCGTTCAGCGTCGCCGCGGAGATCACGTACGAGGGCGCCGGCAAGCCGCTCGCGTACGAGTCCAAACTGACCGTCGTGCGCGGAGTGACCAGCGGGAAGCCGCTCGTCGACTGGCAGGCCTCGGTGATCCACCCGCAGCTGCAGAAGGACGAGAAGCTGCGCGCGGGCGCCCCCGCGGCTCCGCCGGTCAAGGCCGTGGATCGCAATGGCGAGGAGCTGAGCGCGGAGAAGTACCCCTCGCTGCGGCCGGTCCTCGACCAGCTGCGCCAGACGTACGGCAGCAAGGTGGGGGGCAAGTCCGGGGCCGAGCTGTGGATCGAGCCGGCCGCCCAGGACGCGCCGAAGCGGACCCTGCTGACGCTGGTGGAGGGCGAGCCGAGCACGCTGAAGACGTACCTGGACGCCAAGGTGCAGGCGGCGGCCGAGAAGGCCGTCGCCAAGTACCCGGAGTCCTCGGTGGTCGCCGTCCAGCCGAGCAACGGACACATCCTGGCCGTCGCCAACAACCGCAAGGACGGGTTCAACGCGGCGATGGAGGGACGGCGGGCGCCCGGCTCGACGATGAAGATCGTGACGGCGGCGATGCTGATCGACCGGGGCAAGGCGGCGGCCGACCAGCCCGCGGAATGCACCAAGGACGCCTCCTGGGGCGGCCGCACCTTCCACAACCTGAACAACTTCGAGCTGCCGGGCGCGAACTTCGCGACCAGCTTCGCCAAGTCCTGCAACACCGCCTTCATCAAGCAGATCGACAACGTCGAGGACGACGCGGCGCTGGCGAAGGAGGCCCGGGACGTCTTCGGTCTCGGGCTGAACAACTGGAAGACGGGCATCCGCTCGACCGACGGCCAGGTGCCGGAGGCGACGGGCGCGGAGGCGGCCGCCGAGTACATCGGGCAGGGCCGGATCACCATGAACCCGCTGAACGTCGCCTCCTTCACCGCCACCGCGGTCAGCGGAGCCTTCCACCAGCCGCTGATCGTCTCGACGGAGCTCGACGGGCGGCCCGTCGCGCAGGCCGCGCGGCGGATGAAGCCGTCCGTGCAGCAGCAGCTGGTGCGGATGATGAAGCTGACGGCGACCAGCGGCACGGCCCGGGAGGCGATGAGCTCGGTGGGCGGCTCCGACAAGGGAGCCAAGACCGGCTCGGCGGAGGTCGACGGCGCGGGCAGCCCGGACAGCTGGTTCACGGGCTTCAGCGGGGACGTGGCCGCGGCGGCGATGGTCGAGGCCGGCGGCCACGGCAGCGACGCGGCGGGCCCGATCGTCGCGACGGTCCTGAACGCCTCCTGA
- a CDS encoding dolichyl-phosphate-mannose--protein mannosyltransferase, with protein MTSTATPPPSPAGAPPAPPAGREEQPSTWLRRLRGFGYAPPADARRRPDVRARLVPPYARPSEQLWTALGIPPSAVDAWQRVLAWAGPVLVALVAGVLRFAHLGSPKAVIFDETYYAKDAWATIRQGYEASWPKDIDKSILANPDGVALPLDPGYVVHPPVGKWVIGLGEWMFGFTPFGWRFMTALLGTLSVLMLCRIGRRLFRSTFLGCLAGALLAVDGLHLVMSRTALLDLVLMFFVLAAFGALLIDRDRTRARLADALPVNEEGRTLPDVDVAETLRLGWRPYRILAGVCLGLAFGTKWNGLIVLAFFGVLTVLWDAAARRTAGAGAPYAAMLRRDALAGFLSTVPVAIAVYLASWTGWILSPDNGKGGYFRDWAAKNDQGSSLSFLPEWLRSLWHYETEVYKFHVGLTSGHTYESNPWSWLVLGRPVSYFYESPDPGADGCPATEAGKCAREVLALGTPMLWWAGCFALLYVLWRWFFRRDWRAGAIACALAAGLLPWFNYQERTIFFFYAVVFVPYLCLAVAMMIGALLGPSGSTERRRALGAIAAGVLVLLIIWNFIYFWPIYTGQPLPMDSWRGRMWMDSWV; from the coding sequence GTGACCAGTACCGCGACGCCGCCGCCCAGCCCCGCGGGGGCTCCGCCCGCCCCTCCGGCGGGGCGCGAAGAACAGCCGTCCACCTGGCTGCGCCGCCTGCGCGGCTTCGGCTACGCGCCGCCCGCCGACGCCCGGCGGCGCCCGGACGTCCGTGCCCGCCTGGTGCCCCCGTACGCCCGGCCCTCCGAGCAGTTGTGGACGGCGCTCGGGATCCCGCCCTCCGCGGTGGACGCCTGGCAGCGCGTACTGGCGTGGGCGGGGCCGGTGCTGGTGGCGCTGGTGGCCGGGGTGCTGCGCTTCGCGCACCTGGGCAGCCCGAAGGCGGTGATATTCGACGAGACGTACTACGCCAAGGACGCCTGGGCCACGATCCGGCAGGGCTACGAGGCGAGTTGGCCCAAGGACATCGACAAGTCGATCCTCGCCAACCCCGACGGGGTCGCCCTCCCGCTGGACCCCGGCTACGTCGTGCACCCGCCGGTCGGCAAGTGGGTCATCGGGCTCGGCGAGTGGATGTTCGGCTTCACGCCGTTCGGCTGGCGGTTCATGACGGCCCTGCTCGGCACCCTGTCGGTGCTGATGCTGTGCCGGATCGGGCGCCGCCTGTTCCGCTCCACCTTCCTGGGCTGCCTGGCCGGCGCGCTGCTCGCGGTGGACGGCCTGCACCTGGTGATGAGCCGCACGGCCCTCCTCGACCTCGTCCTCATGTTCTTCGTCCTGGCCGCTTTCGGGGCGCTGCTCATCGACCGGGACCGGACCCGGGCCAGACTCGCGGACGCGCTCCCGGTGAACGAGGAGGGGCGCACCCTCCCGGACGTCGACGTCGCCGAGACGCTGCGCCTGGGCTGGCGCCCGTACCGGATCCTGGCGGGCGTGTGCCTGGGCCTGGCCTTCGGGACGAAGTGGAACGGCCTGATCGTGCTGGCCTTCTTCGGTGTGCTGACCGTCCTGTGGGACGCGGCCGCGCGCCGCACCGCGGGCGCGGGCGCCCCGTACGCGGCGATGCTGCGCCGCGACGCGCTGGCGGGCTTCCTGTCGACGGTGCCGGTGGCCATCGCGGTGTACCTGGCCTCGTGGACGGGCTGGATCCTGTCCCCCGACAACGGCAAGGGCGGTTACTTCCGCGACTGGGCGGCCAAGAACGACCAGGGCAGTTCACTGTCGTTCCTGCCGGAGTGGCTGCGCAGCCTGTGGCATTACGAGACCGAGGTCTACAAGTTCCACGTCGGCCTGACCTCGGGTCACACGTACGAGTCGAACCCGTGGAGCTGGCTGGTCCTGGGCCGTCCCGTCTCCTATTTCTACGAGTCCCCCGACCCGGGTGCGGACGGCTGCCCGGCGACGGAGGCGGGCAAGTGCGCGCGCGAGGTGCTGGCCCTGGGCACGCCGATGCTGTGGTGGGCGGGCTGCTTCGCGCTGCTGTACGTGCTGTGGCGGTGGTTCTTCCGGCGCGACTGGCGGGCGGGCGCGATCGCGTGCGCGCTGGCCGCGGGCCTGCTGCCCTGGTTCAACTACCAGGAGCGGACCATCTTCTTCTTCTACGCGGTGGTCTTCGTCCCGTACCTGTGCCTGGCGGTCGCGATGATGATCGGCGCCCTGCTGGGCCCGTCGGGCTCGACGGAACGCAGACGCGCGCTGGGCGCGATCGCGGCGGGCGTGCTGGTCCTCCTCATCATCTGGAACTTCATCTATTTCTGGCCGATCTACACGGGCCAGCCGCTCCCGATGGACTCGTGGCGCGGTCGCATGTGGATGGACAGCTGGGTGTAG